A stretch of Ischnura elegans chromosome 4, ioIscEleg1.1, whole genome shotgun sequence DNA encodes these proteins:
- the LOC124157707 gene encoding glycogen phosphorylase, which yields MSKPQSDFEKRKQISVRGIAQVENVTNVKKTFNRHLHYTLVKDRNVATPRDYYFALAHTVKDHLVSRWIRTQQHYYEKDPKRVYYLSLEYYMGRSLQNTMINLGIQSACDEAMYQLGLDIEELEELEEDAGLGNGGLGRLAACFLDSMATLGLAAHGYGIRYEYGIFAQKIKNGEQTEEPDDWLRFGNPWEKARPEFMLPVNFYGRVEDTPQGKKWVDTQVVFAMPYDNPIPGYGNNVVNTLRLWSAKSPVEFNLKFFNDGDYIQAVIDRNIAENISRVLYPNDNFFEGRELRLKQEYFMCAATLQDIIRRYKASKFGTREMVRTNFDALPDKVAIQLNDTHPSLAIPELMRILVDVEGLPWEKAWEVTKKTCAYTNHTVLPEALERWSCSMLESILPRHMQIIYHINFLHLQEVQRRFPGDVDRMRRMSLIEESGEKRVNMAHLCIVGSHAVNGVARIHSEILKRDVFRDFYEMDPEKFQNKTNGITPRRWLLLCNPALSDLICEKIGEDWIVHLDQLKQLSQFATDPGFQRSVQKVKQENKMKLAQLLEKDYGVTINPSSMFDIQVKRIHEYKRQLLNCLHIITLYNRIKQNPKAPFVPRTVMIGGKAAPGYYTAKNIIRLICAVANVVNNDPIVGDKLKVIYLENYRVTLAERIMPAADLSEQISTAGTEASGTGNMKFMLNGALTIGTLDGANIEMAEEMGNDNIFIFGMTVEEVENLKGHYNAWDYYNRNPELKQAIDQIQNGFFSPNNPDAFKDIANILLHHDRFLLLADFDAYIKCQERVSEVYQDQQKWTEMAIHNIASSGKFSSDRTIAEYAREIWGVEPSWEKHPAPHEHQEEDLAAAK from the exons ATGTCGAAGCCACAGTCAGATTTTGAGAAAAGAAAGCAAATCAGTGTTCGGGGAATAGCACAGGTTGAGAATGTCACCAacgtaaagaaaacttttaaccGGCACTTGCATTATACACTTGTCAAAGATCGCAATGTCGCTACTCCGCGTGATTATTACTTCGCTTTAGCTCATACTGTGAAGGACCACCTTGTTTCAAGATGGATAAGAACCCAGCAGCATTATTACGAAAAGGATCCGAAG CGTGTCTACTATCTATCATTGGAGTATTACATGGGACGCTCTCTTCAAAATACAATGATTAACTTAGGGATCCAAAGTGCCTGTGATGAAGCTATGTACCAG CTCGGCCTAGACATTGAAGAGCTTGAGGAGTTGGAAGAAGATGCTGGGCTGGGAAATGGTGGCTTAGGGCGTCTTGCTGCTTGTTTCCTAGATTCTATGGCTACTCTTGGCCTTGCTGCTCATGGCTATGGTATTCGTTATGAATACGGTATATTTGCCCAGAAGATAAAGAATGGTGAACAG actgAAGAGCCTGATGATTGGCTCAGGTTTGGCAACCCATGGGAAAAGGCACGACCTGAATTTATGCTGCCTGTGAATTTCTATGGAAGGGTAGAGGACACCCCTCAAGGAAAGAAATGGGTTGATACTCAG GTTGTTTTTGCTATGCCTTATGACAACCCTATCCCTGGCTATGGCAATAATGTTGTTAATACTCTCAGGCTTTGGTCAGCAAAATCTCCTGTGGAATTCAACCTCAAATTCT tcaatGATGGAGACTACATTCAAGCTGTAATTGATAGgaatattgctgaaaatatttctcgTGTTTTGTATCCAAATGATAACTTCTTTGAAGGAAGGGAGTTGAGGTTGAAGCAAGAATACTTCATGTGTGCTGCAACATTACAG GATATAATCAGGAGATATAAAGCTTCCAAATTTGGTACCCGAGAAATGGTACGAACAAACTTTGATGCTCTGCCTGATAAGGTTGCAATTCAACTTAATGACACCCATCCGTCCCTTGCTATTCCTGAGTTGATGAGGATATTGGTGGATGTTGAAGGACTTCCATGGGAGAAG gCTTGGGAAGTTACCAAGAAAACATGTGCATACACAAATCATACTGTTCTCCCAGAGGCTTTAGAAAGGTGGTCTTGCAGTATGCTAGAATCAATTCTACCCAGGCATATGCAGATCATTTATCACATCAATTTCCTTCATCTTcag GAAGTGCAAAGGAGGTTTCCTGGTGATGTTGATAGGATGCGAAGAATGTCTCTCATTGAGGAATCAGGTGAGAAGAGGGTAAACATGGCACATTTGTGCATTGTTGGATCTCATGCTGTTAATGGAGTGGCCAGAATTCACTCTGAAATTCTGAAAAGGGATGT attccgtgacttCTATGAAATGGATCCTGAAAAATTCCAGAATAAGACCAATGGAATCACACCAAGGCGATGGCTTTTGCTGTGTAACCCAGCTTTGTCTGATCTCATTTGTGAG AAAATAGGAGAAGATTGGATTGTGCATTTGGATCAACTTAAGCAGTTGAGCCAGTTTGCTACTGACCCAGGCTTCCAGAGGAGTGTCCAGAAGGTCAAGCAGGAAAACAAGATGAAGCTTGCCCAGTTGTTGGAGAAAGACTATGGAGTGACCATTAATCCATCATCCATGTTTGATATTCAG GTCAAGCGGATACATGAGTACAAGAGACAACTCCTGAATTGCTTGCACATCATCACCCTTTACAATAGAATTAAGCAGAATCCCAAAGCTCCATTTGTTCCACGTACCGTAATGATTGGTGGAAAG GCAGCACCAGGTTACTACACTGCCAAGAACATAATTCGATTAATCTGTGCTGTGGCCAATGTTGTCAATAATGATCCAATTGTAGGAGATAAATTAAAGGTGATCTACTTGGAAAATTATCGTGTTACCCTTGCAGAGAGAATAATGCCTGCAGCTGACTTAAGTGAGCAAATTTCAACTGCTGGAACTGAGGCATCTGGAACTGGCAACATGAAATTCATG ttGAATGGAGCATTAACAATTGGTACTCTAGATGGTGCTAACATTGAAATGGCTGAAGAGATGggcaatgataatattttcatttttggtatGACTGTTGAAGAAGTTGAAAATCTTAAGGGTCATTATAATGCCTGGGACTACTACAATCGTAATCCTGAATTGAAACAGGCTATAGACCAAATTCAAAATGGATTCTTTAGCCCAAACAATCCTGATGCCTTCAAAGATATTGCCAATATTCTGTTGCATCATGACAG GTTCTTACTGTTGGCTGACTTTGATGCTTATATTAAGTGTCAGGAAAGAGTGAGTGAAGTCTACCAG GATCAGCAAAAGTGGACTGAGATGGCTATCCATAATATTGCATCATCAGGTAAATTTTCAAGTGATCGCACCATAGCCGAATATGCTAGAGAAATTTGGGGTGTCGAACCTAGTTGGGAAAAGCATCCTGCACCTCATGAACACCAAGAAGAAGACCTTGCTGCCGCCAAGTGA